From a region of the Carettochelys insculpta isolate YL-2023 chromosome 29, ASM3395843v1, whole genome shotgun sequence genome:
- the DDN gene encoding dendrin has protein sequence MDPGHRPGRGTGPPWIYRSISGEYACLEKHFATELWPARSPGPCTRQDPPWSKALPLRPLPSGCDPRDLQHLGKGAGGDQAVPHKRKPRGSSESRRHLGWAAPPERLGQGAWTGCAGGRQLAEGPLPAGPPSYETHMLRRLRAGPAGHKPSERQPPPYISPPAYDGPHRTLPAKRPRATPKPPAAKRGRAAPPRKSPPTGSLDPTHSSGIPCQWLPRPPRELLGGWTYHAGSGSLGRCTGGGPTCPRLGGAARCPARGHSAESLFCPLPSLAGGSHTLPRATGGTAKAPGWDAAGPISAPGWQRLPMGWGFGYAPSPAGGARSRPVEGGGPRGREGRGAPPSPRPMPKAPSQRPPAKGRSQAGGVFVIDATCVVIRAEYIPPPQREQVRLLGSPLPRDPASPGHRLPLTHQPHTGNSELAAEPPPTSPGHSSLGEGAASIVGLQAAELGLGEPQGAGVRQEPPKCWGQRAGEVPPGSLEPLTRDSTAHGLPSQAPSPAELPGPLGGRETPMEPLEPGAKPHTEPPGSLGGRETPMRALGVGAKPPTEPGPYCGREAARDNETRALPLPAQPCAQRPASCARDLREAVSRIRRHTAPDSDTDEEPEGLALPSPMAPRAAQAYSSSSGDSSDSEATIIPAGEGGPPGWWRDPA, from the exons ATGGACCCGGGGCACCGGCCCGGGCGGGGCACCGGCCCCCCCTGGATCTACCGGAGCATCTCGGGGGAGTACGC GTGCCTGGAGAAGCACTTTGCCACGGAGCTGTGGCCAGCCCGGTCCCCAGGGCCCTGCACGCGCCAGGACCCCCCGTGGagcaaggccctgcccctgcgcCCGCTGCCCTCTGGCTGCGACCCCCGGGACCTGCAGCacctggggaaaggggcaggaggagaccagGCTGTCCCCCACAAGAGGAAGCCCAGAGGCAGCTCGGAGAGCAGGCGGCACCTGGGCTGGGCAGCACCCCcagagaggctggggcagggggcctggacTGGCTGTGCAGGCGGGAGGCAGCTGGcggagggccccctcccagctggGCCCCCCAGCTACGAGACCCACATGCTGAGGCGGCTccgggcagggccagctgggcacAAGCCCAGTGAGCGGCAGCCCCCTCCCTACATCTCTCCCCCGGCCTACGACGGGCCTCACCGCACCCTCCCTGCCAAGCGGCCCCGCGCCACCCCCAAGCCGCCAGCTGCGAAGCGAGGCCGGGCAGCGCCCCCCAGGAAAAGCCCCCCCACGGGCAGCCTAGATCCCACCCACAGCTCAGGCATCCCCTGCCAGTGGCTGCCCAGGCCCCCTCGGGAGCTCCTGGGTGGTTGGACCTATCACGCCGGGTCGGGCTCCCTGGGGCGCTGCACTGGAGGGGGGCCCACCTGCCCCAGACTGGGGGGGGCCGCACGGTGCCCGGCCCGGGGCCACTCGGCCGAGTCACTCTTCTGCCCTTTGCCCAGCCTGGCGGGCGGCAGCCACACTCTGCCCCGGGCCACGGGGGGCACTGCCAAGGCCCCCGGCTGGGACGCTGCAGGGCCTatctctgccccaggctggcagcGCCTCCCCATGGGCTGGGGCTTTGGCTatgcacccagccctgcaggtggCGCCAGGAGCAGGCCTGTGGAGGGCGGGGGGCCGAGGGGCCGGGAAGGGcgtggggcaccaccctctccccgCCCCATGCCAAAGGCGCCCAGCCAGCGCCCCCCAGCCAAAGGCCGAAGCCAGGCGGGGGGCGTGTTTGTGATTGACGCCACCTGCGTGGTGATTCGGGCCGAGTACATCCCACCCCCCCAGCGGGAACAGGTGAGGCTCCTGGGGTCCCCCCTGCCTCGGGACCCAGCCTCTCCAGGCCACAGGCTGCCCCtgacccaccagccccacacagggAACTCTGAGCTGGCAGCGGAGcccccacccacttcccctggccacagctccctgggggagggggcagccagcatTGTAGGGCTCCaggctgctgagctgggcctggggGAGCCTCAGGGGGCCGGTGTCCGGCAAGAGCCCCCTAAGTGCTGGGGCCAGCGGGCAGGAGAGGTCCCccctggcagcctggagccactGACCAGGGACTCCACAGCGCatgggctgcccagccaggccccttcccccGCGGAGCTGCCTGGgcctctggggggcagggagacccccaTGGAGCCCCTGGAGCCTGGCGCCAAGCCTCACACAGAGCCACCTGGGtccttggggggcagggagacccctaTGAGGGCCCTGGGCGTTGGTGCCAAGCCCCCCACGGAGCCAGGCCCATATTGCGGTAGGGAGGCTGCCAGAGACAATGAGACACgggccctgcccctcccggcccagccctgcgcccAGCGCCCGGCCTCGTGCGCCCGTGACCTGCGGGAGGCTGTGTCCCGCATCCGCCGCCACACGGCGCCCGACTCTGACACGGACGAGGAGCCCgagggcctggccctgcccagccccatggccccgcgGGCGGCCCAggcctacagcagcagcagcggggacAGCAGCGACTCTGAGGCCACCATCATCCCTGCCGGCGAGGGGGGCCCCCCAGGGTGGTGGCGGGACCCAGCCTAG